From Synoicihabitans lomoniglobus, the proteins below share one genomic window:
- a CDS encoding MoaF N-terminal domain-containing protein has translation MNTRHYQPLQMHRIAYTELSQTQIDAALRDTRKGPNSASTSSEDLAGKTLTIVTDDGPTLSYTFHDGRELTVAENGAAGVRADYGALALKQLVLVSHLVPGTQKGFNLIIDRETQLVTVFEVWFSGYVALTNAVRAARELEPFDFPNGQKHREVQRQVYYGYVKTDAEAPAARHHITNRLEGKGLYWKQDTGIETLEFYCSILSSNFVELTRFGGEMTVCSPSDYIMINEHQFVYSRVEAELSGIFTLHVVDLFDVAQVGVRLGFNEKDVLEYHLYRGSGEVTGQIASFEVFGNNGEEIAWGDRGRPEIRGQRLVYRPLDTFPVMTDAEVRDQVFHHAKAFNNGEGSTSRGMSGYKGPQIMRFVGRQLTVRMDNGGPVIAYDFTSGTQLRWRYEGDANWREAWYEMYEPDGELYFFAHLLDEAFPRQCAMVALDLKNGLSTCIIGETGTPFRNNETTPHFHFGVLEMEGITPPTYQRHHWTDELVGEAVTWNYQPGSPGMTSMHLYTTPTTYSWLIFLTDGSGGMQWSSPGWYAKLREDVFIMAWVEEACNGTLGVICFNRRTMNNAGFDYAVGPDGLSLKVVGARARHAGKFNVEKYLGLVPRNV, from the coding sequence ATGAACACGCGCCACTATCAGCCCCTGCAGATGCACCGGATCGCCTATACGGAGCTATCCCAAACCCAGATTGACGCGGCGTTGCGCGATACGCGGAAGGGCCCCAACAGCGCATCGACTTCGAGCGAGGATTTAGCCGGGAAAACGCTGACCATCGTCACGGATGACGGGCCCACGCTGTCCTACACGTTTCACGACGGGCGCGAGCTCACGGTGGCGGAAAATGGCGCGGCCGGAGTCCGCGCCGACTATGGGGCGCTGGCGTTGAAGCAGTTGGTGCTGGTGTCGCATCTGGTGCCGGGGACGCAGAAAGGCTTCAATCTGATCATTGATCGCGAGACCCAGCTTGTGACGGTTTTCGAGGTGTGGTTCAGCGGCTATGTCGCGTTGACCAATGCCGTGCGTGCAGCGCGCGAGCTCGAGCCTTTCGATTTTCCCAATGGTCAGAAACATCGGGAGGTTCAGCGGCAGGTGTATTATGGGTATGTAAAAACAGATGCGGAAGCTCCGGCCGCGCGGCACCACATCACCAATCGGCTGGAAGGGAAGGGGCTCTACTGGAAGCAGGATACGGGCATCGAGACCTTGGAGTTCTACTGCTCCATCCTCTCGTCCAACTTCGTCGAGCTGACTCGTTTCGGCGGGGAGATGACCGTGTGCAGTCCGTCCGACTACATCATGATCAATGAGCATCAATTCGTCTATTCCCGCGTGGAGGCCGAGTTGTCGGGCATCTTCACGTTGCATGTGGTCGACCTCTTCGACGTAGCCCAGGTTGGCGTGCGTCTGGGGTTTAACGAAAAGGACGTCCTCGAATACCACCTCTATCGAGGCTCCGGCGAAGTCACCGGCCAGATCGCGTCGTTTGAGGTTTTTGGCAACAACGGCGAGGAGATCGCGTGGGGCGACCGGGGGCGTCCGGAGATCAGAGGGCAACGATTGGTGTATCGCCCGCTCGATACGTTTCCGGTCATGACCGATGCTGAGGTGCGCGACCAAGTTTTCCATCACGCGAAGGCGTTCAACAACGGCGAGGGCAGCACCTCGCGCGGCATGAGCGGTTACAAGGGCCCCCAGATCATGCGCTTTGTCGGCCGCCAACTCACCGTGCGCATGGACAACGGCGGACCGGTGATCGCCTACGATTTCACCAGCGGCACTCAACTGCGTTGGCGCTATGAGGGCGACGCGAACTGGCGGGAGGCGTGGTATGAAATGTATGAGCCGGACGGCGAACTCTACTTCTTTGCCCACCTGCTGGATGAGGCGTTTCCGCGCCAATGCGCCATGGTCGCACTCGACCTGAAGAACGGCCTGAGCACCTGCATCATCGGCGAAACCGGCACCCCGTTTCGCAACAACGAGACCACGCCGCATTTTCATTTTGGCGTGCTGGAAATGGAGGGCATCACGCCACCCACTTACCAGCGTCACCACTGGACCGACGAACTCGTGGGCGAAGCCGTCACGTGGAATTACCAACCGGGCAGCCCGGGCATGACGTCGATGCATTTGTATACGACGCCGACCACCTACTCCTGGTTGATCTTCCTCACCGACGGCTCCGGTGGCATGCAGTGGAGCTCCCCCGGCTGGTATGCCAAGCTGCGCGAAGATGTGTTCATCATGGCGTGGGTGGAGGAAGCCTGCAACGGCACGCTCGGAGTGATTTGTTTCAATCGGCGCACCATGAACAACGCGGGCTTCGACTACGCCGTCGGACCGGACGGCCTGAGCCTCAAAGTCGTCGGTGCTCGCGCCCGCCATGCCGGCAAATTCAACGTCGAAAAATACCTCGGTTTGGTCCCCCGCAACGTCTGA
- a CDS encoding nuclear transport factor 2 family protein yields MNEQPSINTTRRNFLVKGGAVLGAGLASATALAGPRLLETARPDDASELQHLQQTLARLTDQAAIRELQRTCIGMVARGAYGALAELCTPDAEVALPGIVFAAAHNPLDPREPAESITDVRQPADCIHDEVTINENEFVAHATCHSQVEISTPFRLESTLETMARLQGQSSTVRWESGRFEMTFAKPQGHWLVSRFTFQA; encoded by the coding sequence ATGAATGAGCAACCGTCCATCAACACCACGCGTCGCAACTTCCTCGTTAAAGGTGGGGCCGTCTTGGGCGCGGGCCTGGCATCGGCGACGGCGTTGGCCGGCCCGCGTTTGCTGGAAACCGCCCGTCCGGACGACGCTTCAGAGCTGCAGCACTTGCAGCAAACCTTGGCGCGACTGACCGACCAAGCAGCGATCCGCGAACTGCAACGCACCTGCATCGGTATGGTGGCGCGGGGCGCATACGGCGCACTCGCCGAACTCTGCACGCCCGACGCCGAAGTGGCTTTGCCGGGAATCGTCTTTGCAGCCGCGCACAACCCTCTCGACCCGCGCGAGCCCGCTGAATCGATCACCGACGTTCGCCAGCCCGCTGATTGTATCCACGATGAGGTGACAATCAACGAAAACGAGTTTGTTGCTCATGCCACCTGTCACTCGCAGGTCGAAATCAGCACACCGTTCAGATTGGAATCCACCCTCGAAACTATGGCCCGCTTGCAGGGCCAATCCTCCACTGTGCGCTGGGAGTCCGGCCGTTTCGAAATGACCTTCGCCAAACCGCAAGGTCACTGGCTGGTCAGCCGCTTCACCTTTCAAGCCTGA